Proteins from one Mycobacterium adipatum genomic window:
- a CDS encoding SDR family oxidoreductase, with amino-acid sequence MILDKFRLDDQVAVVTGAGRGLGAAIAVAFAEAGADVVIAARTQSQLEEVAAQVAAVGRRAHIVVADLAHPESTATLAAAAVDAFGKLDIVVNNVGGTMPSPLLNTSTKDLKDAFTFNVGTAHALTTAAVPLMLEHSGGGSIINITSTMGRLAGRGFAAYGTAKAALAHYTRLSALDLCPRIRVNAIAPGSILTSALDVVASNEALRDPMEKATPMRRLGDPSDIAAAAVYLASPAGSYLTGKTLEVDGGLTFPNLDLPLPDL; translated from the coding sequence ATGATCCTGGACAAATTCCGGCTCGACGATCAGGTGGCCGTGGTCACCGGGGCCGGTCGGGGACTGGGCGCCGCCATCGCCGTCGCATTCGCCGAAGCCGGTGCGGACGTGGTGATCGCGGCGCGCACCCAATCACAATTGGAAGAGGTCGCCGCACAGGTGGCCGCCGTCGGACGGCGCGCCCACATCGTGGTCGCCGACCTCGCGCACCCGGAGTCCACCGCGACGCTGGCAGCCGCGGCCGTCGACGCGTTCGGGAAACTAGACATCGTCGTCAACAACGTCGGCGGCACCATGCCGAGCCCGCTGTTGAATACATCCACCAAGGATCTCAAGGACGCATTCACCTTCAACGTCGGCACCGCGCACGCATTGACCACCGCCGCGGTCCCCCTGATGCTGGAGCACTCCGGCGGGGGCTCGATCATCAACATCACCTCGACCATGGGCCGGCTCGCGGGACGCGGATTTGCCGCCTACGGCACCGCCAAGGCGGCGCTGGCGCACTACACCCGGTTGTCGGCGCTGGACCTCTGCCCGCGCATCCGGGTCAACGCGATCGCACCGGGGTCGATCCTCACCTCGGCGCTCGACGTGGTGGCCTCCAATGAGGCGCTGCGCGACCCGATGGAGAAGGCCACCCCGATGCGACGCCTGGGCGACCCCAGCGATATCGCCGCCGCCGCCGTGTATCTGGCCTCCCCGGCCGGCAGCTACCTGACCGGCAAGACCCTCGAGGTCGACGGTGGCCTCACCTTCCCCAATCTCGACCTGCCCCTGCCCGACCTGTGA
- a CDS encoding Ku protein: MRSIWKGSVSFGLVNVPVKVYSATEDHDIKFHQVHAEDHGRIRYKRTCEVCGEVVEYRDIARAYESDDGQTVIITDEDIATLPEERSREIDVVEFVPADQLDPMMYDKSYFLEPDSKSTKSYVLLAKTLAETDRVAIVHFALRNKTRLAALRVKDFSKRDVMVIHTLLWPDEIRDPDFPSLDKEVEIKPAELKMAGQVVESMTDDFSPDQFRDTYQEQLHELVQAKLEGGEAFTTEEQPTDLDETEDVSDLLAKLEASVKARESGKAGTAGPKKAEPKKAAAKKAEPKKAAAKKTPAKKAATKK; the protein is encoded by the coding sequence ATGCGGTCGATCTGGAAAGGCTCGGTCTCCTTCGGTCTGGTCAACGTGCCGGTCAAGGTCTACAGCGCCACCGAGGACCACGACATCAAGTTCCATCAGGTGCACGCCGAAGATCACGGGCGGATCCGCTACAAGCGGACCTGCGAGGTGTGCGGCGAGGTGGTCGAATACCGCGATATCGCCCGGGCCTACGAATCCGACGACGGCCAGACGGTGATCATCACCGACGAGGACATCGCCACCCTGCCCGAGGAGCGCAGCCGCGAGATCGACGTGGTCGAGTTCGTGCCCGCCGATCAGCTCGACCCGATGATGTACGACAAGAGCTATTTCCTGGAGCCAGACTCCAAGTCGACGAAATCCTATGTGCTGCTGGCCAAGACGCTCGCCGAGACGGACCGGGTGGCGATCGTGCATTTCGCGTTGCGCAACAAGACGCGGCTGGCGGCGTTGCGGGTGAAGGATTTCAGCAAGCGCGATGTGATGGTCATTCACACCCTGCTGTGGCCCGATGAGATCCGCGACCCGGACTTCCCGTCGTTGGACAAGGAGGTCGAGATCAAACCGGCGGAGTTGAAGATGGCCGGACAGGTGGTCGAGTCGATGACCGATGACTTCTCCCCCGATCAGTTCCGGGACACCTACCAGGAGCAGTTGCACGAGCTGGTGCAGGCCAAACTGGAAGGCGGCGAGGCGTTCACGACCGAGGAACAGCCCACCGATCTGGACGAGACCGAGGATGTGTCGGATCTGCTGGCCAAGCTGGAGGCCAGCGTGAAGGCCCGCGAGTCCGGCAAGGCCGGCACGGCCGGACCCAAGAAGGCCGAACCCAAGAAGGCGGCGGCCAAGAAGGCCGAACCCAAGAAGGCGGCGGCCAAGAAGACCCCCGCAAAGAAGGCCGCCACCAAGAAATAG
- a CDS encoding ATP-dependent DNA ligase, whose translation MVERFGRVGLTNPDKVLYPAAGTTKAEVFDYYLAVAEAMLPHIAGRPVTRKRWPNGVEQAEFFEKQLASSAPDWLDRGSVTHRSGTTTYPIVNTAEGLAWIAQQASLEVHVPQWRFDPAGDPGPATRIVFDLDPGEDVSFRQLCEVAHEVKSYVEDIGLTAYPLTSGSKGVHLYVPLAEPISSQGASVLAKRIALALEKSMPRQVTATMTKSLRVGKVFVDWSQNSAAKTTIAPYSMRGRAQPTVAAPRTWEEMTDPDLRQLRFDEVLERVERDGDLLAGLDDPLPKPDKLTTYRSMRDAGKTPEPVPRTAPATGNDNTFVIQEHHARRLHYDFRLERNGVLVSWAVPKNLPETTSVNHLAVHTEDHPLEYATFEGSIPKGEYGGGEVIVWDSGTYEAEKFRDNPPDGPDKGGEVIVTLHGSKITGRYALIQTDGKNWLAHRMKEQPGATAADLKPMLTTHGSVEKLTAAGWAFEGKWDGYRLLVEADHGNLHLYSRSGRDMTADFPQVRSLAADLADHQVILDGEIVALDAAGVPSFSAMQNRATGGNIEFWAFDLLALDGRSLLRAKYRDRRALLEMLARDGSLIVPDLLDGDGAEALAYVRERGYEGVVAKKWDSTYQPGRRSKSWIKDKLWLTQEVVIGGWRAGEGGRTSGIGALVVGVPEGDRLIFAGRVGTGFTEKMLGDLRTLLKPLETDESPFSTALSGPDAKGVTYVRPELVGEVRYSERTPEGRLRQPSWRGLRPDKSPGEVVWEPPQVAGP comes from the coding sequence GTGGTGGAGCGCTTCGGCCGGGTCGGATTGACCAATCCCGACAAGGTGCTCTACCCGGCCGCCGGCACCACCAAGGCCGAGGTGTTCGACTACTACCTGGCCGTCGCCGAGGCCATGCTGCCGCATATCGCCGGCCGCCCGGTGACCCGCAAGCGCTGGCCCAACGGTGTCGAGCAGGCCGAGTTCTTCGAAAAGCAGTTGGCCTCCTCGGCGCCGGACTGGCTGGACCGCGGCTCGGTCACGCACCGGTCGGGGACCACCACCTATCCCATCGTCAACACCGCGGAGGGGCTGGCCTGGATCGCGCAGCAGGCCTCCCTGGAGGTGCACGTCCCGCAGTGGCGGTTCGACCCGGCAGGCGATCCCGGCCCGGCCACCCGCATCGTGTTCGATCTGGACCCCGGCGAGGACGTCAGTTTCCGCCAACTCTGCGAGGTCGCCCATGAGGTGAAGAGCTACGTCGAAGACATCGGGCTGACGGCGTACCCGCTGACCAGCGGCAGCAAGGGGGTGCATCTGTACGTGCCGCTGGCGGAGCCGATCAGCTCGCAGGGCGCCTCCGTGCTGGCGAAGCGGATCGCGCTCGCACTGGAGAAGAGCATGCCCCGGCAGGTCACCGCGACCATGACCAAGAGCCTGCGGGTCGGCAAGGTGTTCGTGGACTGGAGCCAGAACAGCGCGGCCAAGACCACCATCGCGCCCTACTCGATGCGTGGTCGCGCGCAGCCCACGGTCGCCGCGCCGCGGACCTGGGAGGAGATGACGGATCCGGATCTGCGGCAGCTGCGTTTCGACGAGGTACTGGAGCGGGTCGAGCGGGACGGCGACCTGCTGGCCGGCCTCGATGACCCGCTCCCGAAGCCCGACAAGCTCACCACCTACCGCAGCATGCGTGACGCGGGTAAGACCCCCGAGCCGGTTCCGCGCACGGCCCCGGCGACCGGCAATGACAACACGTTCGTCATCCAGGAACACCACGCGCGTCGGCTGCACTACGACTTCCGGCTGGAACGCAACGGCGTGCTGGTGTCCTGGGCGGTGCCGAAGAACCTGCCCGAGACGACATCGGTGAATCACCTTGCCGTGCACACCGAGGACCACCCGCTGGAGTACGCCACCTTCGAGGGGTCGATCCCCAAGGGCGAGTACGGCGGTGGCGAGGTGATCGTCTGGGACTCGGGCACCTATGAGGCGGAGAAGTTCCGGGACAACCCACCCGACGGGCCCGACAAGGGCGGCGAGGTCATCGTGACGCTGCACGGCTCGAAGATCACGGGTCGCTACGCGCTGATCCAGACCGATGGCAAGAACTGGCTGGCGCACCGGATGAAGGAGCAGCCCGGGGCGACCGCCGCCGACCTCAAGCCGATGCTGACGACGCACGGCTCGGTCGAGAAGCTGACCGCCGCCGGGTGGGCGTTCGAAGGCAAGTGGGATGGGTACCGGCTGCTCGTGGAGGCCGACCACGGGAATCTGCACCTGTATTCGCGCAGCGGCCGCGATATGACCGCCGATTTTCCGCAGGTGCGTTCCCTGGCAGCTGATCTCGCCGACCACCAGGTGATCCTGGATGGCGAGATCGTCGCGTTGGACGCCGCCGGGGTGCCGAGCTTTTCTGCTATGCAGAACCGCGCCACGGGCGGGAACATCGAGTTCTGGGCGTTCGATCTGCTTGCGCTGGACGGGCGTTCGTTGTTACGGGCCAAGTACCGCGACCGCCGAGCTCTGCTGGAAATGCTGGCCAGGGACGGGAGTCTGATCGTTCCGGACCTGCTCGACGGTGACGGGGCGGAGGCGCTGGCGTATGTACGCGAGCGCGGGTACGAGGGCGTGGTCGCCAAGAAGTGGGATTCCACCTACCAGCCCGGCCGGCGCTCGAAGTCCTGGATCAAGGACAAGCTCTGGCTGACCCAGGAAGTGGTGATCGGTGGGTGGCGTGCCGGCGAGGGAGGTCGCACCAGCGGGATCGGTGCGCTGGTGGTGGGTGTCCCCGAGGGCGACCGTCTGATATTCGCGGGGCGCGTCGGGACCGGGTTCACCGAGAAAATGCTGGGCGACCTGCGGACGCTGCTCAAGCCGCTGGAGACCGATGAATCACCTTTTTCCACAGCGCTTTCCGGTCCGGATGCCAAGGGCGTGACCTATGTGCGCCCGGAGCTGGTGGGGGAGGTGCGCTACAGCGAGCGCACCCCCGAGGGTCGGTTACGGCAACCGAGTTGGCGGGGGCTGCGCCCGGACAAGTCCCCGGGTGAGGTGGTGTGGGAACCACCTCAGGTGGCTGGTCCCTAG
- a CDS encoding winged helix-turn-helix transcriptional regulator: MSRDYGQYCGLARSLDVVGDRWNLLIVRQLLMGPARYGELREGLPGVATNLLTDRLRDLETAGVIERRLSDDASAVAYALTEWGAQLREPINAFVRWSTPLMVRGPEGDTFRPEWLAVALPALFQGRRSTGRSLRVGIAVDGAMVHLHATESGVEVAKPDGHDVDAVLTADPQLVLGLAAGALALDDVAAFVHIDGDESAVRAVLDASPAPGR, translated from the coding sequence ATGAGTCGAGACTACGGTCAGTACTGCGGGCTTGCCCGGTCCCTGGATGTGGTGGGTGACCGGTGGAACCTGTTGATCGTGCGCCAGCTCCTGATGGGACCGGCGCGGTACGGGGAGCTCCGAGAGGGATTGCCCGGCGTCGCGACGAATCTGCTGACCGACCGGCTTCGTGACCTGGAGACCGCCGGGGTGATCGAGCGGCGGCTGTCGGACGACGCCAGTGCGGTGGCCTACGCGCTCACCGAATGGGGCGCGCAGCTGCGCGAGCCCATCAACGCATTTGTCCGCTGGTCCACCCCGCTGATGGTCCGCGGACCCGAGGGCGACACATTCCGTCCCGAATGGCTCGCCGTGGCCCTTCCCGCCTTGTTCCAGGGCCGTCGGTCGACCGGCCGATCGTTGCGTGTGGGGATCGCCGTCGACGGGGCAATGGTGCACCTGCACGCCACCGAGTCCGGAGTCGAGGTCGCGAAACCCGACGGGCACGACGTCGACGCCGTTCTCACCGCCGATCCCCAGCTGGTTCTGGGACTTGCGGCGGGCGCGTTGGCACTGGATGACGTCGCCGCATTCGTCCATATCGACGGTGACGAATCCGCCGTCCGCGCCGTTCTCGACGCCTCCCCCGCGCCAGGACGCTGA